Proteins encoded by one window of Pseudomonas coleopterorum:
- a CDS encoding Tc toxin subunit A, which produces MNTPELPDPIFDNDEDLTPEIDLPAQPEPVYNPLFENLVPATPQTRALDGRLSFAEAMPKLGYSSVFDIIRQPKKAFAGQVRTLSDADGEMAYDNALCYATQIARSYREESVSSGRDLPSIAPQAGVRALVDIGPSYPNLFKENWDQFCKVGAIEAMDGPVAYLRSLRRFAAHEIEGASTSPKRIPLAVRRPDLDKLVIDEQSTYQSRPMLDLVNDVLTHGIDRYQTEKGDVRPVQQLLA; this is translated from the coding sequence GTGAACACGCCTGAACTGCCCGACCCGATCTTCGACAACGACGAAGACCTGACCCCCGAAATCGATCTGCCGGCACAACCCGAGCCTGTCTACAACCCACTGTTCGAAAACCTGGTGCCCGCCACCCCGCAAACCCGTGCTCTGGATGGCCGACTCAGCTTCGCCGAGGCCATGCCGAAGCTGGGCTACAGCTCGGTGTTCGACATCATCCGTCAACCTAAGAAAGCCTTCGCCGGCCAGGTGCGCACCCTGAGCGACGCCGACGGTGAAATGGCCTACGACAATGCCCTGTGCTACGCCACTCAGATCGCCCGCTCCTATCGCGAGGAGAGCGTGTCGTCAGGCCGCGACCTGCCATCGATCGCCCCGCAGGCTGGCGTCCGCGCTTTGGTCGACATCGGCCCCAGCTACCCCAACCTGTTCAAGGAAAACTGGGACCAGTTCTGCAAGGTCGGCGCCATCGAAGCCATGGACGGTCCAGTGGCCTACCTGAGGTCGCTGCGCCGCTTCGCTGCCCATGAAATCGAAGGCGCTTCCACATCGCCCAAGCGTATCCCTCTGGCCGTGCGTCGTCCCGATCTGGACAAACTGGTGATCGACGAGCAAAGCACCTACCAGAGCCGCCCCATGCTGGACCTGGTCAACGACGTGCTGACCCATGGCATCGACCGGTATCAAACCGAAAAAGGTGATGTGCGGCCGGTGCAGCAACTGCTGGCCTAG